One Acropora palmata chromosome 2, jaAcrPala1.3, whole genome shotgun sequence genomic window carries:
- the LOC141874469 gene encoding insulin-like peptide 01 isoform X2, with protein sequence MQISLLQTSVMIVLYLITLTTRCTRSNETKPSSALFLCGDQFKSVWSSCCGHQCGVNGFKRNLGVKMSEESAKGFLERTWKRDPFIRNQRTLHAANAVEECCYEGCTIEEVAEYYC encoded by the exons ATGCAGATATCTTTACTTCAGACAAGCGTCATGATCGTGCTCTACCTGATCACGTTGACGACTAGATGCACACGAAGCAATGAAACTAAACCGAGCtcagctttgtttttgtgtggAGACCAGTTTAAATCAGTATGGAGCTCGTGCTGCGGTCATCAATGCGGTGTGAATGGATTCAAACGCAATCTCG GTGTtaaaatgtcagaagaaagtGCAAAAGGGTTTCTGGAACGAACTTGGAAGCGAGACCCATTCATTCGCAATCAAAGAACTTTGCACGCGGCAAACGCAGTTGAGGAGTGTTGTTATGAAGGATGCACGATTGAAGAAGTTGCTGAATATTATTGCTAG
- the LOC141874469 gene encoding insulin-like peptide 03 isoform X1: MNIKMQISLLQTSVMIVLYLITLTTRCTRSNETKPSSALFLCGDQFKSVWSSCCGHQCGVNGFKRNLGVKMSEESAKGFLERTWKRDPFIRNQRTLHAANAVEECCYEGCTIEEVAEYYC; the protein is encoded by the exons ATGAATATCAAG ATGCAGATATCTTTACTTCAGACAAGCGTCATGATCGTGCTCTACCTGATCACGTTGACGACTAGATGCACACGAAGCAATGAAACTAAACCGAGCtcagctttgtttttgtgtggAGACCAGTTTAAATCAGTATGGAGCTCGTGCTGCGGTCATCAATGCGGTGTGAATGGATTCAAACGCAATCTCG GTGTtaaaatgtcagaagaaagtGCAAAAGGGTTTCTGGAACGAACTTGGAAGCGAGACCCATTCATTCGCAATCAAAGAACTTTGCACGCGGCAAACGCAGTTGAGGAGTGTTGTTATGAAGGATGCACGATTGAAGAAGTTGCTGAATATTATTGCTAG
- the LOC141863593 gene encoding uncharacterized protein LOC141863593, translating into MPVTLAGAFLVQAMIHGSLRVYGAENKLNSQMPEENRGRASRRGFGGTSLDHTDMVPTSIAAVNPSSQTHVVDCRNGACSSSVSPQSSLHEGEVKIAGVPGEKP; encoded by the exons ATGCCAGTGACACTGGCTGGGGCATTTCTTGTTCAAGCCATGATTCATGGAAGTCTCAGGGTCTATGGAGCCGAGAACAAG CTTAATTCACAAATGCCTGAAGAAAATAGAGGCAGAGCAAGCAGAAGGGGTTTTGGTGGTACCAGCTTGGACCACACAGACATGGTACCCACGAGTATTGCAGCTGTTAACCCAAGCTCCCAAACTCATGTTGTGGACTGCAGGAATGGAGCTTGTAGTTCATCCGTCAGTCCACAAAGCTCACTCCATGAGGGGGAAGTTaaaattgcaggggtgcctggagaaaagccttaa
- the LOC141863551 gene encoding uncharacterized protein LOC141863551 has protein sequence MTAKEIAKSSAFTIPTTTICYPRTEEEASDVLRPPAKLSLISPVLAGQTRRRRAATSAKQKEPAVVARRNARERKRVKLVNDGFMRLRKHVPTDPKNKKLSKVKTLRSAIEYIRHLQHVLAMANKHQMEAEHEAAGPQTQSWITASDFKSEEEFKTEFSKTVYACGQPRVRTPSTVPATF, from the exons ATGACTGCAAAGGAGATAGCTAAGAGTTCAGCGTTCACAATTCCAACCACAACCATTTGTTATCCTCGAACAGAGGAAGAGGCCTCAGACGTGTTGCGACCTCCAGCCAAATTATCGCTTATTTCACCTGTACTGGCGGGGCAAACGCGCCGACGAAGGGCAGCTACTAGTGCCAAACAAAAGGAGCCAGCCGTAGTGGCAAGGAGGAACGCAAGGGAACGAAAACGCGTTAAATTGGTGAACGACGGTTTCATGCGGctcagaaaacacgtgccaACGGACcctaaaaacaagaaattgtcCAAAGTTAAAACGCTGCGTAGCGCAATCGAGTACATACGGCACCTGCAACATGTTCTGGCGATGGCCAATAAACATCAAATGGAAGCAGAACACGAGGCAGCTGGTCCACAAACCCAGAGTTGGATAACAGCGTCTGACTTT AAATCTGAAGAGGAGTTTAAAACGGAATTTAGCAAGACAGTTTACGCTTGTGGACAGCCAAGAGTACGAACTCCATCAACTGTACCCGCAACGTTTTGA